The Streptomyces sp. NBC_01689 genome includes a window with the following:
- a CDS encoding S1 family peptidase, translating to MKSPKKFTGLRRLLALGAVALAAVSLQPVSAQAAPAPVVGGTRAAQGEFPFMVRLSMGCGGALYTKQIVLTAAHCVNGSGTNTSITATAGVVDLQSTSAIKVRSTKVLQAPGYNGKGKDWALIKLAAPIEQPTLKIATTTAYNNGNFTVAGWGATREGGAQQRYLLKATVPFVSDAVCRQAYGSDLVPGDEICAGFVQQGGVDTCQGDSGGPMFRKDDSGAFVQVGIVSWGQGCAEPGYPGVYSEVSTFAAAIASAASTL from the coding sequence TTGAAGTCTCCCAAGAAGTTCACGGGCCTCAGAAGACTCCTCGCCCTCGGCGCCGTCGCCCTCGCCGCCGTTTCGCTCCAGCCCGTCTCCGCACAGGCCGCGCCCGCGCCCGTCGTCGGCGGAACCCGCGCCGCCCAGGGCGAGTTCCCCTTCATGGTCCGGCTCTCCATGGGCTGCGGCGGCGCCCTCTACACCAAGCAGATCGTGCTGACCGCCGCGCACTGCGTGAACGGCTCCGGCACCAACACCTCCATCACCGCCACCGCCGGCGTCGTCGACCTGCAGAGCACCAGTGCCATCAAGGTCAGGTCGACGAAGGTGCTCCAGGCACCCGGCTACAACGGCAAGGGCAAGGACTGGGCGCTCATCAAGCTCGCCGCACCCATCGAGCAGCCCACCCTGAAGATCGCCACCACCACCGCGTACAACAACGGGAACTTCACCGTCGCCGGCTGGGGCGCGACCCGCGAGGGCGGCGCCCAGCAGCGTTACCTCCTCAAGGCCACCGTCCCCTTCGTCAGCGACGCCGTCTGCCGGCAGGCCTACGGCAGCGACCTCGTGCCCGGTGACGAGATCTGCGCCGGGTTCGTCCAGCAGGGCGGGGTCGACACCTGCCAGGGCGACTCCGGCGGACCCATGTTCCGCAAGGACGACTCCGGAGCGTTCGTCCAGGTCGGGATCGTCAGCTGGGGCCAGGGCTGCGCCGAGCCCGGGTACCCCGGCGTGTACAGCGAGGTCTCGACCTTCGCGGCTGCCATAGCCTCGGCGGCGTCCACCCTGTAG
- a CDS encoding glycoside hydrolase family 35 protein, with protein MSEFTVGDTDFLLDGRPVRLLSGALHYFRVREEQWGHRLGMLRAMGLNCVETYVPWNLHEPRPGVFRDVRALGRFLDAAREAGLWAIVRPGPYICAEWENGGLPHWLTGRWRTRDEEYLRPVERWFHHLLKEIVPRQADRGGPVLMVQVENEYGSYGSDQVYLRRLAEVLRAEGVSVPLFTSDGPEDHMLGGGSVPGVLATVNFGSRAREAFGELRRHRSEGPLMCMEFWCGWFDHWGGEHVVRDPGDAADALREILECGASVNLYMAQGGTNFGGWAGANRGGGALHEGPLEPDVTSYDYDAPVDELGRPTEKFWRFREVLAPYAQGPLPDLPPAPASLGASAAVDLREWAPPDDVLEALGGPEGEYAVPPDFGELDVDRGLVRYELTVPGPRASYPLRLRGLRDLAVVYVDGTAAGALTEEDPELAEPVAGGARVEMWVESLGRVNYGPRSGEQKGITGGVLHERQYLHGVRARGLRLDAFDGGVGGVPFTRSPGNGARGLHRGTVEVTGAGDALLDLPGWTRGFVWINGFNLGRYWSAGPQRSLYVPGPVLREGTNEVWVLELEEPGGESSTGPRPPVLRVPEPAGAHAASPGARDPE; from the coding sequence ATGAGCGAGTTCACGGTGGGGGACACGGATTTTCTGCTGGACGGGCGGCCGGTGCGGCTGCTGTCCGGGGCGCTGCACTACTTCCGGGTGCGTGAGGAGCAGTGGGGGCACCGGCTCGGGATGCTGCGGGCGATGGGGCTCAACTGCGTGGAGACGTACGTCCCGTGGAACCTGCACGAGCCGCGGCCGGGTGTGTTCCGTGATGTGCGGGCGCTGGGCCGGTTCCTGGACGCGGCGCGGGAGGCGGGGCTGTGGGCGATCGTGCGGCCCGGCCCGTACATCTGCGCGGAGTGGGAGAACGGCGGGCTGCCGCACTGGCTGACGGGCCGGTGGCGTACCCGGGACGAGGAGTATCTGCGGCCGGTGGAACGCTGGTTCCACCACCTGCTGAAGGAGATCGTGCCCCGGCAGGCCGACCGGGGCGGTCCGGTGCTGATGGTGCAGGTCGAGAACGAGTACGGCAGTTACGGGTCCGACCAGGTGTATCTGCGGCGTCTGGCCGAGGTGCTGCGTGCCGAGGGGGTGAGCGTCCCGCTGTTCACCTCGGACGGTCCCGAGGACCACATGCTCGGCGGGGGTTCGGTCCCGGGGGTCCTCGCGACGGTCAATTTCGGCTCTCGTGCGCGTGAGGCGTTCGGGGAGCTGCGCCGGCACCGGTCCGAAGGGCCGCTGATGTGCATGGAGTTCTGGTGCGGCTGGTTCGACCACTGGGGCGGTGAGCATGTCGTACGGGATCCGGGGGACGCGGCGGACGCGCTGCGCGAGATCCTGGAGTGCGGGGCGTCGGTCAATCTCTACATGGCGCAAGGCGGGACGAACTTCGGGGGCTGGGCGGGTGCGAACCGGGGTGGCGGGGCGCTGCACGAGGGGCCGCTGGAGCCGGATGTGACGTCGTACGACTACGACGCGCCGGTCGACGAACTCGGGCGGCCCACCGAGAAGTTCTGGCGGTTCCGGGAGGTCCTCGCGCCGTACGCCCAGGGCCCGCTGCCGGACCTGCCGCCGGCCCCGGCGTCGCTGGGCGCGTCCGCGGCCGTGGATCTGCGGGAGTGGGCCCCGCCGGACGACGTGCTGGAGGCACTCGGCGGCCCGGAGGGCGAGTACGCCGTCCCTCCGGACTTCGGTGAACTGGACGTGGACCGGGGCCTGGTCAGGTACGAGCTGACCGTGCCGGGGCCGCGGGCATCGTACCCGCTGCGGCTGCGCGGGCTGCGGGACCTGGCGGTGGTGTACGTCGACGGGACGGCGGCCGGGGCGCTGACGGAGGAGGACCCGGAACTCGCGGAGCCCGTGGCGGGAGGCGCGCGGGTGGAGATGTGGGTGGAGTCGCTGGGCCGGGTCAACTACGGTCCGCGGTCCGGCGAGCAGAAGGGCATCACCGGGGGTGTGCTGCACGAGCGGCAGTATCTGCACGGGGTACGCGCCCGGGGGCTGCGTCTCGACGCGTTCGACGGCGGTGTCGGCGGGGTGCCGTTCACCCGGTCGCCCGGGAACGGCGCCCGTGGACTGCACCGCGGCACGGTGGAGGTCACCGGCGCCGGGGACGCCCTCCTCGATCTTCCGGGCTGGACACGGGGGTTCGTGTGGATCAACGGGTTCAACCTGGGCCGCTACTGGTCGGCGGGTCCGCAGCGGTCGCTGTACGTGCCGGGACCGGTGCTGCGCGAGGGGACCAACGAGGTGTGGGTCCTGGAGTTGGAGGAGCCGGGCGGGGAGTCCTCCACCGGGCCGAGGCCGCCGGTGTTGCGCGTCCCGGAGCCGGCCGGCGCGCACGCCGCGTCCCCCGGCGCGCGGGACCCGGAGTAG
- a CDS encoding helix-turn-helix transcriptional regulator — protein sequence MHHTWMRYLTPAPVHHRLGLACLGVGLQHGELPPVGPRTLDHHVAVVVSAGSGWFQDPGGHRHTVTAPALLWLTPGVPHHYGPDPSWDECFVDFTGPATAAYTELGHIEPDRPVVPLSDAAGARAAVARIARATRRGNPLMEVETGAAVHELLVVLRRARAGLAPDDDPVLHALARDAFQPLSVAEHAARNGMTTAELRGAVRRAAGRSPKEYLLAVRLGRAKELLAATDLPVAAVARRVGYDDPAYFSRLFTRRVGIAPVRFRAQQGRTPSATTRVDHVPGPGARTAADLGPAPDRTAAPGPDDPPTTGPPSGT from the coding sequence ATGCACCACACCTGGATGCGGTACCTCACCCCCGCCCCCGTCCACCACCGCCTCGGCCTCGCCTGCCTCGGCGTCGGCCTCCAGCACGGCGAACTGCCCCCCGTCGGACCGCGCACCCTCGACCACCATGTCGCCGTCGTCGTCAGCGCGGGCAGCGGCTGGTTCCAGGACCCGGGCGGACACCGCCACACCGTCACCGCGCCCGCCCTGCTCTGGCTCACCCCCGGCGTCCCCCACCACTACGGCCCCGACCCCAGCTGGGACGAGTGCTTCGTCGACTTCACCGGCCCCGCCACCGCCGCCTACACCGAACTCGGCCACATCGAACCGGACCGCCCCGTCGTCCCCCTCTCCGACGCGGCCGGCGCCCGCGCCGCCGTCGCCCGTATCGCCCGCGCCACCCGCCGCGGCAACCCCCTCATGGAGGTCGAGACCGGCGCCGCCGTCCATGAGCTCCTCGTCGTGCTGCGCCGCGCCCGCGCCGGCCTCGCACCCGACGACGACCCGGTCCTGCATGCCCTGGCCCGCGACGCCTTCCAGCCACTGTCCGTCGCCGAACACGCGGCCCGCAACGGCATGACCACCGCCGAACTGCGCGGCGCCGTCCGCCGCGCCGCCGGCCGCAGCCCCAAGGAGTACCTCCTCGCCGTCCGGCTCGGCCGCGCGAAGGAACTCCTCGCCGCCACCGACCTCCCCGTCGCGGCCGTGGCCCGGCGCGTCGGCTACGACGACCCCGCCTACTTCTCCCGCCTGTTCACCCGCCGTGTCGGCATCGCTCCCGTCCGCTTCCGCGCCCAGCAGGGCCGCACCCCGTCCGCCACCACCCGCGTCGACCACGTCCCCGGCCCCGGCGCCCGCACGGCCGCCGACCTCGGCCCCGCCCCGGACCGCACCGCCGCCCCCGGCCCCGACGATCCGCCCACGACCGGCCCCCCGTCCGGCACGTAG
- a CDS encoding chorismate mutase has protein sequence MTTSNTGNATGLTGDATHDTGDATGHPTGDTPATPGPEADTAVRAELARLRDSIDNIDAAVVHMLAERFKCTQQVGHLKAAHQLPPADPSREAQQIARLRRLAENAKLDPAFAEKLLNFIIAEVIRHHESIADGTGQPTGATGE, from the coding sequence ATGACCACCAGCAACACCGGCAACGCGACCGGCCTCACCGGCGACGCGACCCACGACACCGGCGACGCGACCGGCCACCCCACCGGCGACACCCCCGCCACCCCCGGCCCGGAGGCCGACACCGCCGTCCGCGCCGAACTCGCCCGGCTGCGCGACAGCATCGACAACATCGACGCCGCCGTCGTCCACATGCTCGCCGAACGCTTCAAGTGCACCCAGCAGGTCGGCCACCTCAAAGCGGCCCACCAGCTCCCGCCCGCCGACCCCTCCCGCGAGGCCCAGCAGATCGCCCGGCTGCGCCGCCTGGCCGAGAACGCCAAGCTGGATCCGGCCTTCGCGGAAAAGTTGCTGAATTTCATCATCGCCGAGGTCATCCGGCACCACGAGAGCATCGCGGACGGCACGGGACAGCCCACCGGAGCCACGGGGGAGTGA
- a CDS encoding response regulator, producing MPSDAKILIVDDHEDTLYALESALAPLGHLVTRATSGDDALKEVLRGRIGLLLLDVRMPGVSGLDVVRYMRRLEQTQHIPVILITGFGPDAELSATAYALGVADLVMKPVDPWTLRTKVRYLYDTHSRRQALERELRELRAEIDAAHHPLEQDRTP from the coding sequence ATGCCGTCGGATGCCAAGATCCTCATCGTCGACGACCACGAGGACACGCTGTACGCGCTCGAAAGCGCCCTGGCCCCACTGGGCCACCTCGTCACCCGTGCCACCAGCGGCGACGACGCCCTGAAGGAAGTCCTCCGCGGCCGGATCGGACTCCTCCTGCTCGACGTACGCATGCCCGGCGTCAGCGGCCTCGACGTCGTCCGCTACATGCGCCGCCTCGAACAGACCCAGCACATCCCCGTCATCCTGATCACCGGCTTCGGCCCGGACGCCGAACTGTCCGCCACCGCCTACGCGCTCGGCGTCGCCGACCTCGTCATGAAACCCGTCGACCCCTGGACCCTGCGCACCAAGGTCCGCTACCTCTACGACACCCACAGCCGCCGCCAGGCCCTGGAACGGGAACTGCGCGAACTGCGCGCCGAGATCGACGCCGCCCACCACCCCCTGGAACAGGACCGAACCCCCTGA